A genomic window from Pelagicoccus albus includes:
- a CDS encoding FIST signal transduction protein yields MFVNTLMRLPGQAWDSNSEKFSFVSTDPQLILVFGERRCFDEKAIGDLQDLFPDSLIASCSTSGTISGAAVTDDSLCATALHFEETEVLGHQVDSTEFADSRVAGQHLAKALYREDLVHVLLFSDGQTVNGAQLVLGFRDELGADVSLSGGIAGDGTRFQETWIGLDENPVSGRIVGIGFYGTALQVRCSSGGGWHPFGPERTVSHSEGKVLFGVDGESALDIYKRYLGEQAAGLPASALKFPLSLVVNEDEGPVVRTILSMDEKRQSVTFASDIPQGAKVRLMRGFIDDLIEGANRAANVVVNEGEKPDFALCVSCVARRLVLGQRVEEELEEVLSVLGDPPLAGFYSYGEIGPLDMESRCQLHNQSISITIFKEMGGENA; encoded by the coding sequence ATGTTTGTTAACACCTTAATGCGTCTTCCCGGCCAGGCTTGGGACTCGAATTCAGAGAAGTTCTCGTTTGTCTCAACGGACCCTCAACTGATTTTGGTATTTGGCGAGCGCAGGTGTTTCGACGAAAAGGCAATAGGCGACCTGCAGGATCTATTTCCAGATTCCTTGATCGCTTCTTGCTCAACATCAGGAACGATTTCGGGAGCGGCGGTAACTGATGATTCCCTTTGCGCGACCGCTCTGCATTTTGAAGAGACGGAGGTACTTGGACATCAGGTTGATTCGACGGAATTTGCTGATTCGCGAGTGGCTGGCCAGCATTTAGCGAAAGCCTTGTATAGAGAAGATCTTGTGCACGTCCTGCTTTTCTCTGACGGGCAAACTGTGAATGGAGCGCAGTTGGTGCTCGGTTTTCGAGATGAATTGGGAGCGGATGTTTCGTTATCAGGTGGGATAGCGGGCGACGGAACACGGTTTCAGGAAACGTGGATCGGACTCGACGAAAATCCCGTCTCTGGGAGGATTGTGGGGATCGGCTTTTATGGGACGGCTCTCCAGGTTAGGTGCAGTTCAGGAGGTGGATGGCATCCGTTTGGCCCTGAGCGCACGGTGTCTCATTCGGAGGGTAAAGTGCTTTTTGGAGTCGATGGAGAGTCTGCCCTAGACATTTACAAACGCTACCTCGGCGAGCAAGCGGCGGGACTGCCGGCATCGGCGTTAAAATTCCCGCTTTCGTTGGTGGTAAACGAAGACGAGGGGCCGGTGGTGCGGACCATCTTATCGATGGATGAAAAACGACAGAGCGTAACTTTTGCCAGCGATATACCTCAAGGAGCTAAGGTTCGTCTCATGCGAGGCTTCATAGACGATCTGATTGAGGGAGCGAACAGGGCTGCCAACGTGGTTGTCAACGAGGGTGAAAAACCGGATTTCGCGCTCTGCGTAAGTTGTGTAGCCCGAAGGCTCGTGCTGGGACAAAGAGTGGAAGAGGAGCTTGAAGAGGTGCTGTCCGTGCTGGGAGATCCGCCCCTGGCAGGTTTTTATTCCTATGGGGAGATCGGTCCTTTAGACATGGAGTCCCGTTGCCAATTGCACAACCAGAGCATTAGTATCACGATCTTCAAGGAAATGGGGGGAGAAAATGCATAG